In Aquiflexum balticum DSM 16537, a single genomic region encodes these proteins:
- the dusB gene encoding tRNA dihydrouridine synthase DusB yields MVKIGNLELGEFPLLLAPMEDVSDPPFRAVCKENGADLMYTEFISSEGLIRDAVKSVQKLDIFEYERPIGIQIFGNEIESMREAASIVEEAGPDMLDINYGCPVNKVACKGAGAGILLDIDKMVRMTAEIVKSVNIPVTVKTRLGWSQDTIRIVEVAERLQDVGIQAISIHARTRQQMYKGEADWSYLNLVKDNPRLHIPVFGNGDIDTPERAKEYREKYNVDGMMIGRASIGYPWIFNEIKHFFATGEKLAGPDLGERIRVTKKHLDFSVEWKGEKQGILEMRRHYTNYFRGMPNFKPFRTQMVTAESYQEVVALLEEVGEVYADYQF; encoded by the coding sequence GTGGTAAAAATAGGAAACTTGGAATTAGGGGAATTTCCTCTGCTTCTGGCACCGATGGAAGATGTCAGCGATCCGCCCTTCAGGGCAGTCTGTAAAGAAAACGGTGCTGACCTGATGTACACGGAATTTATCAGTTCTGAAGGACTGATCAGAGATGCCGTCAAAAGTGTTCAGAAACTCGATATATTCGAATACGAAAGGCCCATAGGCATTCAGATTTTTGGAAATGAAATTGAATCCATGCGCGAAGCCGCAAGCATTGTGGAGGAAGCTGGCCCCGATATGTTGGATATCAACTATGGCTGTCCTGTCAATAAAGTGGCCTGTAAAGGTGCCGGTGCCGGGATTTTGCTGGACATTGATAAAATGGTCAGAATGACTGCTGAAATAGTAAAAAGCGTAAATATTCCCGTTACTGTCAAAACCCGGCTGGGTTGGTCCCAAGATACTATCAGGATTGTGGAGGTTGCGGAAAGGTTACAGGATGTGGGTATTCAGGCCATCAGTATTCACGCCCGTACCCGTCAGCAGATGTATAAAGGGGAGGCAGATTGGTCTTATTTGAATTTGGTCAAAGACAATCCCAGGTTACATATCCCGGTTTTTGGAAATGGAGACATTGACACCCCTGAAAGGGCCAAGGAATACCGTGAGAAATATAATGTGGATGGAATGATGATTGGGAGGGCTTCCATTGGCTATCCCTGGATTTTCAATGAGATCAAACATTTTTTTGCCACAGGTGAAAAGCTTGCTGGACCGGATCTTGGAGAAAGAATCAGAGTCACCAAAAAACACCTGGATTTTTCGGTAGAGTGGAAAGGTGAAAAACAGGGTATACTGGAAATGAGAAGACACTATACCAACTATTTCAGAGGTATGCCGAATTTCAAACCATTCCGTACACAGATGGTTACAGCTGAAAGTTATCAGGAAGTCGTAGCCCTTTTGGAAGAGGTGGGAGAGGTTTATGCGGATTATCAGTTTTGA
- a CDS encoding CPBP family intramembrane glutamic endopeptidase, with translation MEIYNTQNPIASKSNWLLSFVMMVLITFGVLILMQGLGLLLIKPLFGIPIDEMMSLFTGQSENSEGRMAFLFVQGLGTGFGFIVAALIIAKVVDKADLGFQQQMGRFKFIGLAITVLVMFGGILFNGLLIDWNANITLPESLSHIEKMMREKEDELMLLTKYLTDFDSFSEFLMGLLVIGLLAGLGEELLFRGVLQPKLQFYTGNAHMGIWLVAFIFSAIHLQFYGFFPRMLLGAIFGYLYHYSGSLVYPVIAHILNNSFTVILVYLNKLGKINFNIEESDQVSLPFALLGLVILLIGLKLFRDKSHNNPAHG, from the coding sequence ATGGAGATTTATAACACCCAAAACCCCATTGCATCCAAAAGTAATTGGCTTTTATCATTTGTTATGATGGTTCTTATCACCTTTGGAGTATTGATTTTGATGCAAGGACTGGGACTTTTATTGATAAAACCGCTTTTTGGAATTCCGATTGATGAAATGATGTCGCTATTTACAGGTCAATCAGAAAACTCTGAAGGCAGGATGGCTTTCTTATTTGTTCAAGGGTTAGGTACTGGATTCGGGTTTATCGTTGCAGCCCTCATTATTGCCAAAGTCGTCGACAAAGCTGATTTGGGTTTTCAACAACAAATGGGCCGTTTTAAGTTCATTGGGCTGGCCATTACCGTATTGGTGATGTTTGGTGGGATATTGTTCAATGGACTGCTGATAGATTGGAATGCCAATATCACCTTACCGGAAAGCCTGAGCCACATAGAAAAAATGATGCGTGAAAAGGAAGATGAACTGATGTTGCTGACCAAATACCTGACTGATTTTGACAGCTTTTCTGAATTCCTGATGGGACTGTTGGTCATTGGTTTACTTGCAGGCTTGGGAGAGGAACTTCTCTTCAGGGGAGTACTTCAGCCAAAATTGCAATTTTACACAGGCAATGCCCACATGGGGATTTGGCTAGTGGCATTTATCTTCTCCGCCATTCACCTTCAGTTTTATGGGTTTTTCCCAAGAATGCTTTTAGGAGCTATATTCGGATACTTGTACCACTATTCGGGCAGCCTTGTTTATCCGGTCATTGCACATATTCTCAACAATAGTTTTACTGTAATTTTGGTATATTTAAATAAATTGGGAAAAATAAACTTTAATATTGAAGAATCGGATCAGGTTTCATTGCCCTTTGCGCTTCTTGGCTTGGTCATTTTGTTAATCGGCTTAAAGCTATTTAGAGATAAATCCCATAACAATCCCGCTCATGGATAA
- a CDS encoding putative signal transducing protein, with protein sequence MDNWQKVFADASPVRAEIVKSVLEENEIAAVVLNKKESVYQIHGQYEVMVQKNEFLKALNIVKYEISF encoded by the coding sequence ATGGATAACTGGCAAAAAGTATTCGCAGACGCTTCCCCGGTCAGGGCCGAAATAGTAAAATCGGTTTTGGAAGAGAATGAAATAGCCGCAGTGGTACTGAATAAGAAAGAATCCGTGTATCAGATTCATGGCCAATATGAGGTAATGGTTCAGAAAAATGAATTTTTGAAGGCGCTAAACATAGTAAAATATGAGATCTCCTTTTAG
- a CDS encoding phosphatidate cytidylyltransferase, with the protein MRSPFRMRERFNINNYSNLGQRVITGLVGAGIIVAGSYYSPWLYFIIFALILGFAQMEFYKLSGLDGMLPLKSFGTFLGVTIFALSFFIGMERLEEKYYFLIFPLASLVFFIKLYRKSDKKPFTGIAFTFLGIFYVAVPFSLLNVAAFSVDGSFHYEIIIGSLLILWASDSGAYFAGTKFGKTKLFERVSPKKSWEGFLGGAASAYLIAYFLGIYFNSIPEWQWLGVATIIIIAGTYGDLIESLFKRSIEIKDSGKSLPGHGGFMDRFDGLLLSAPFIAAFLKIF; encoded by the coding sequence ATGAGATCTCCTTTTAGGATGAGAGAACGCTTCAATATCAATAATTACAGCAATCTCGGGCAGAGAGTGATTACAGGTCTTGTAGGTGCAGGGATTATTGTGGCAGGTTCATATTATAGTCCATGGCTGTATTTTATCATATTTGCACTGATTTTGGGATTTGCACAAATGGAGTTTTATAAGCTGTCAGGATTGGATGGGATGCTTCCTTTAAAAAGTTTTGGAACCTTCCTGGGCGTAACCATTTTTGCACTTTCGTTTTTTATCGGTATGGAACGCTTGGAGGAGAAATATTACTTTCTGATCTTCCCTTTGGCCTCCTTGGTGTTTTTCATCAAACTGTATCGAAAATCGGACAAAAAGCCTTTTACAGGAATTGCCTTTACCTTTTTGGGAATATTCTATGTGGCAGTCCCCTTTTCATTACTTAATGTTGCCGCTTTTTCCGTAGATGGATCCTTTCACTATGAGATTATCATCGGATCACTTTTGATCCTTTGGGCGAGTGATTCCGGCGCTTATTTTGCAGGAACCAAGTTCGGAAAGACCAAACTCTTTGAAAGGGTTTCACCAAAAAAATCCTGGGAAGGATTCTTGGGCGGAGCGGCATCTGCTTACCTGATTGCTTATTTTTTGGGCATATATTTCAACTCCATACCCGAATGGCAATGGTTGGGAGTGGCTACTATTATTATCATAGCGGGGACTTATGGAGACCTGATTGAATCACTTTTCAAACGAAGTATAGAGATAAAGGATTCAGGAAAATCCCTACCTGGACATGGTGGCTTTATGGACCGTTTTGATGGATTGCTATTATCCGCCCCATTTATAGCTGCATTTTTGAAAATCTTCTAA
- a CDS encoding Glu/Leu/Phe/Val family dehydrogenase — translation MAYIEPAPIKDMENPLESMMERFNIAAEKLGLSNEVYNVLKNPAKQVIVSLPITMDSGKIQVFEGIRVIHSNILGPAKGGIRFAPDVHLDEVKALAAWMTWKCAVVDIPYGGGKGGVRCNPREMSAGEIERLMRAYTLAMIDVFGPDKDIPAPDMGTGPREMAWLMDEYSKAHGMTVNAVVTGKPLVLGGSLGRTEATGRGVMVTALAAMQKLKINPFQASCAVQGFGNVGSWAALLLEERGLRVVAISDISGAYHNENGINIQEAITYRDNNKGTLEGFKGAEKLTDPMEILELEVDVLVPAAVEDVITIKNVDKIRAKLIVEGANGPTSAKADAIINEKGIMAVPDILANAGGVTVSYFEWVQNRLGYKWTAERVNRRSDRIMKDAFDHVYEASVKYDVPMRIAAYIVAIDKVAKTYTFRGGF, via the coding sequence ATGGCTTACATTGAACCGGCCCCAATCAAGGACATGGAAAATCCTTTGGAGTCAATGATGGAAAGATTTAACATCGCCGCAGAAAAACTTGGACTCTCAAACGAGGTTTACAATGTGCTGAAAAATCCCGCCAAGCAAGTAATCGTGTCTTTGCCCATAACCATGGACAGTGGCAAAATTCAGGTTTTTGAGGGTATCAGGGTAATCCACTCCAATATCCTCGGTCCTGCCAAAGGCGGAATCCGATTTGCTCCTGACGTACACCTTGATGAAGTTAAAGCACTTGCTGCTTGGATGACCTGGAAATGTGCGGTCGTGGATATACCATACGGAGGAGGTAAAGGCGGTGTACGATGCAATCCGAGGGAAATGTCTGCCGGAGAAATTGAAAGACTGATGCGGGCCTATACCTTGGCTATGATTGATGTGTTTGGACCTGACAAGGATATTCCTGCACCGGACATGGGAACGGGTCCCCGGGAAATGGCTTGGTTGATGGATGAATATTCAAAAGCACATGGAATGACGGTGAACGCTGTTGTTACCGGTAAACCACTGGTTTTGGGAGGTTCATTGGGAAGAACAGAGGCCACGGGACGTGGGGTCATGGTAACTGCCCTTGCCGCAATGCAAAAATTGAAAATCAATCCTTTTCAGGCATCCTGTGCCGTTCAGGGATTTGGAAATGTGGGTTCCTGGGCAGCTTTGTTGTTGGAAGAAAGGGGCCTGAGAGTTGTCGCGATTTCTGATATTTCCGGAGCATACCACAATGAAAACGGTATCAATATCCAAGAAGCCATTACCTACAGGGACAACAATAAAGGAACATTGGAAGGATTCAAAGGAGCAGAAAAACTCACTGATCCCATGGAAATATTGGAGTTGGAAGTGGATGTTCTCGTGCCTGCCGCGGTAGAAGACGTGATCACCATCAAAAATGTGGATAAAATCAGGGCCAAACTGATCGTTGAAGGTGCCAATGGCCCGACTTCAGCAAAAGCAGATGCCATCATCAACGAAAAAGGAATCATGGCCGTACCTGATATCCTGGCAAATGCCGGCGGTGTAACTGTTTCCTATTTTGAATGGGTACAAAACCGATTGGGCTACAAATGGACTGCAGAACGCGTAAACAGAAGGTCGGACAGAATCATGAAAGATGCTTTTGACCACGTTTATGAAGCATCGGTGAAATACGATGTCCCCATGAGAATTGCTGCTTATATCGTTGCAATAGATAAAGTTGCAAAAACCTATACCTTTAGGGGTGGATTCTAA
- a CDS encoding phosphatidylserine decarboxylase family protein, translated as MSIHKEGRKLLFWLLLILAGLNFGLSQIIPEQETVLNLVLLVSIVFYILILQFFRNPYVPLPNEDKLVFAPADGKVVVIEETTENEYLHERRIQVSIFMSPINVHVNRSPIKGIVEYFKYHPGKYLVAWHPKSSLENERTTMVLKHPNGVKILVRQIAGALARRIKWYVKEGSPLPQGGEFGFIKFGSRVDVFLPLDAEVLVSIDEKTKGGKTPIARLK; from the coding sequence ATGTCTATACATAAAGAAGGAAGAAAATTACTGTTTTGGCTATTGCTTATACTAGCCGGTCTTAATTTTGGTTTATCCCAAATCATTCCTGAACAGGAAACTGTTTTGAATCTTGTGCTGCTTGTCAGTATCGTCTTTTATATTCTTATTCTTCAATTTTTCCGGAATCCTTACGTTCCGCTTCCCAATGAGGATAAACTTGTCTTTGCACCAGCAGATGGAAAGGTGGTGGTCATAGAAGAAACTACCGAAAATGAATACCTTCATGAAAGAAGGATTCAGGTATCTATTTTCATGTCTCCCATCAATGTACACGTCAACCGCTCGCCCATCAAGGGCATTGTGGAATATTTCAAATACCATCCGGGAAAATATCTTGTAGCCTGGCATCCAAAATCCAGCCTTGAAAATGAAAGAACCACCATGGTTCTCAAACATCCCAATGGAGTGAAAATCCTGGTAAGGCAGATTGCCGGGGCCTTGGCAAGAAGGATCAAATGGTATGTAAAGGAAGGATCACCATTGCCACAGGGCGGGGAATTCGGATTTATCAAATTCGGATCAAGAGTAGACGTATTCCTCCCCTTGGATGCAGAAGTTTTGGTCAGTATTGATGAAAAAACCAAGGGCGGAAAAACCCCGATCGCGAGGTTGAAATGA
- a CDS encoding Crp/Fnr family transcriptional regulator, with protein MMHPLLSQYFKQHTNVDDLALEKIAPYFVEETFKKNTFLLREGEVCKYNYFVVSGCMRLFSTNKDGVENTRYIAFEGKFGTSFTSLITGQPAFENIQTLEKTTVLRIYKEDFYQLVETEPAVNKVYRNILESAYITTQKRIYDFQGADSLERVRWLLKHQPKILSRLSNKVVASYLGITPYTLSRLKASL; from the coding sequence ATGATGCATCCCTTACTTAGCCAATATTTTAAGCAACACACCAATGTCGATGACCTGGCTTTGGAAAAAATTGCGCCATACTTTGTAGAAGAGACCTTCAAGAAAAACACCTTTCTACTCCGGGAAGGAGAAGTATGTAAATACAACTACTTCGTTGTTTCCGGTTGTATGCGGCTTTTTTCTACCAACAAAGATGGTGTGGAAAACACAAGATACATTGCCTTTGAGGGGAAATTTGGCACCAGTTTCACGAGCCTGATTACAGGTCAGCCTGCTTTTGAAAACATTCAAACTTTGGAAAAAACCACGGTGCTGAGAATTTACAAGGAGGACTTTTATCAATTGGTAGAAACAGAACCTGCAGTCAATAAAGTGTATAGGAACATTTTGGAATCAGCCTATATCACTACCCAAAAGCGTATTTATGACTTTCAGGGTGCCGACAGTCTGGAAAGGGTAAGATGGTTGTTGAAGCATCAGCCCAAAATCCTCAGCAGGCTTTCGAATAAAGTAGTGGCAAGCTACTTAGGCATCACGCCCTATACACTGAGTAGGCTTAAGGCAAGTCTATAA
- a CDS encoding DUF4136 domain-containing protein: MKKLSELFKGLTFVSILLFSSCYPIEPEFVSDFDSVFTEISDPDFDFSNPAINTYYLADTVIVLTDPNASDTNLEVDLDLVLNRVRFNMNQAGYTEIIDNNLATQADYLVLVSVNRSDNYFSTWWGGWGGWGGWGGWGWGGCCFFPPQITTSNIRTGAIIVELLDGKSLPQRNEIIPEVWYGVGSGLFTGNNTNLTNRTLGAIDQMFLQSPYLTR; the protein is encoded by the coding sequence ATGAAAAAACTATCAGAACTGTTTAAGGGGCTCACTTTTGTTTCCATCCTGCTGTTCAGCAGCTGCTACCCCATCGAACCGGAATTTGTATCAGATTTTGATTCAGTATTTACCGAAATATCAGACCCTGATTTTGATTTCAGCAATCCTGCCATCAATACTTACTATTTGGCAGATACAGTAATTGTTTTAACTGATCCCAATGCATCAGATACAAACCTTGAAGTGGATTTGGACCTTGTTTTGAATCGGGTACGATTCAATATGAACCAAGCAGGTTACACTGAAATTATAGATAATAATTTAGCTACACAGGCTGACTATCTTGTTTTGGTAAGTGTAAACCGATCTGACAACTATTTCTCCACCTGGTGGGGAGGTTGGGGCGGCTGGGGTGGCTGGGGTGGCTGGGGCTGGGGCGGCTGTTGCTTCTTTCCGCCTCAAATCACTACCTCCAATATCCGCACCGGTGCAATTATAGTAGAACTTCTGGACGGAAAATCACTTCCACAACGAAACGAAATTATACCTGAGGTATGGTATGGTGTTGGATCAGGTCTATTCACTGGCAACAACACAAACCTAACCAACCGCACATTGGGAGCTATCGATCAAATGTTTTTACAATCACCTTACCTTACCCGTTAA
- a CDS encoding Clp protease ClpB produces MKKYLIVLLLIFPVTVFAQAKLDKLLKERDSMHREWKSSESKKSGIFGNRTKKDMIETNDWMERIIQKDNQIIEELRLLGEIEKTEITYEKNDYKFISQKLEREIALLKRALEEKDLQAIEQQSSKRIYEWTTLIFFLSTVGLGYFYWKKVRA; encoded by the coding sequence ATGAAAAAATACCTGATTGTACTTCTCCTTATTTTTCCGGTGACCGTATTTGCGCAAGCCAAACTCGATAAACTCCTAAAAGAGAGGGATAGCATGCACAGAGAATGGAAATCCTCAGAATCCAAGAAGTCCGGGATTTTTGGCAACCGGACCAAAAAGGATATGATCGAAACCAATGATTGGATGGAGCGCATCATCCAAAAAGACAATCAGATCATAGAGGAATTGAGACTTCTGGGTGAAATCGAGAAAACAGAGATTACCTACGAAAAGAACGACTACAAATTTATTTCCCAAAAGCTGGAAAGAGAAATTGCCCTCTTAAAGAGAGCCTTGGAAGAAAAAGACCTTCAGGCCATAGAACAGCAATCAAGCAAAAGAATCTACGAATGGACTACTTTGATTTTTTTCCTCAGCACTGTTGGCCTTGGATATTTTTATTGGAAAAAGGTCCGGGCCTAA
- a CDS encoding trimeric intracellular cation channel family protein produces MDLQYPLELIGTFVFAISGALAVRDREHDLFGAGFTGFITAIGGGTLRDVLLGSYPLVWIGDIHFLYAILLGVLAAFIFPGFLLKLRKTMFLFDTLGIAFFTVLGVEKALSLGVRPEIAAIMGMFTAVMGGVIRDTLTNEIPILFSKEIYASACLTGAILYLILNYFGLERDYNLLISISVIISIRLIAVKYKLSLPRLD; encoded by the coding sequence ATGGATTTACAATATCCGCTTGAACTGATCGGGACATTTGTGTTTGCAATATCCGGTGCCCTGGCTGTCCGGGACAGGGAACATGACCTTTTCGGGGCAGGGTTTACCGGGTTTATTACGGCCATAGGCGGAGGTACATTGCGGGATGTCCTGTTGGGATCTTATCCTTTGGTCTGGATCGGGGATATCCATTTTTTGTATGCGATTTTATTGGGGGTTTTAGCGGCATTTATTTTTCCGGGATTTTTGCTCAAACTCAGAAAAACCATGTTTTTGTTTGATACTTTGGGGATTGCTTTTTTCACGGTCCTGGGAGTTGAAAAAGCACTCAGCCTGGGAGTCAGGCCTGAAATTGCCGCTATCATGGGGATGTTTACCGCCGTGATGGGCGGGGTGATTCGGGATACATTGACCAATGAAATCCCGATTTTGTTCAGCAAGGAAATATATGCCTCTGCCTGCCTGACCGGCGCCATTTTGTATTTGATTTTAAACTATTTTGGATTGGAAAGGGATTACAACCTGTTGATATCTATTTCAGTTATTATCAGTATCCGGTTGATAGCAGTCAAATACAAATTGAGTTTGCCAAGATTGGACTGA
- a CDS encoding TrkH family potassium uptake protein yields the protein MSSDPFFNSPDQRLLLIKKIFGVNNKVLQLLSFLAFAVLVYDLGFTEESQIGFFKIFYNVILVLLAIGLTIRLFSEFERYKRARFITEIFIILLLLFAAMVNLDWINLGFSQKIVNLHINTFLANLVILILFLIELSKLALNVNQLAIHPAMVFIMSFLIVILIGAGLLLLPNATHNGISLIDALFTSTSAVCVTGLIVLDTSSDFTFMGQFIIMILFQVGGLGMMTFTSFFGFFFKGSYSLQNQLFLKDYINEEKISAINSSLIKIIMFTLIVEGAAALMVYSVVDKGLFDNFGDRVFFAVFHSISGFCNAGFSTLGNGLYEAGFRTAYHMHLIIAITIIIGGIGFPVVLGYYNYLRHLVIGTKKMITGEEEYRHAPRVVNINIRLIVYTTFILLVLGIVTYYLFEAEHTLKGLSGYGKFVTVIFGAVTPRTAGFNTVDMSALAMPTILIYLILMWIGASPGSTGGGLKTSTIAVAVLNTISIAKAKDRVEVFNRQISNETIRKAFAVILLSFLVIGLGVFLVILFNPELALIHVAFEIFSAFSTVGLSLGITGDLTTGSKLVVTVIMFMGRVGTLTILVAFFRKVRTLKYKYPEESVFIT from the coding sequence ATGTCTTCGGATCCATTTTTCAATAGTCCCGATCAAAGATTGCTCCTGATCAAAAAGATCTTTGGAGTCAATAACAAAGTCCTTCAGCTTTTAAGCTTTTTGGCCTTTGCGGTATTGGTATATGATCTTGGATTTACGGAAGAAAGCCAGATTGGATTTTTTAAAATTTTCTATAATGTTATCCTGGTACTACTTGCCATTGGCTTAACTATCCGTTTGTTTTCTGAATTCGAAAGGTACAAACGGGCTAGATTCATCACAGAAATTTTTATCATCTTATTGCTTTTATTTGCAGCAATGGTCAATTTGGATTGGATCAATCTGGGGTTTTCACAGAAAATCGTCAATCTTCATATCAATACCTTTCTTGCCAATCTTGTCATTCTGATACTTTTTTTGATTGAACTCAGCAAGTTGGCGCTGAATGTGAATCAGCTTGCAATCCATCCTGCGATGGTCTTTATTATGAGCTTTTTAATTGTGATTCTGATAGGAGCCGGCCTTTTGCTTTTGCCAAATGCCACCCATAATGGGATTTCTTTGATTGATGCACTTTTTACGTCCACCTCAGCTGTTTGTGTTACCGGATTGATAGTATTGGACACTTCCTCTGATTTTACTTTTATGGGTCAATTTATCATCATGATTTTGTTTCAGGTAGGTGGTCTGGGGATGATGACCTTCACAAGCTTTTTCGGTTTTTTCTTCAAAGGATCTTATTCACTGCAAAATCAGCTTTTTCTGAAAGATTATATCAACGAAGAAAAAATTAGTGCCATCAATTCCTCTTTGATCAAAATAATCATGTTTACCTTGATTGTAGAAGGCGCGGCGGCCTTAATGGTCTATTCAGTTGTGGACAAGGGACTATTCGATAATTTTGGAGACCGAGTTTTTTTTGCGGTATTCCATTCCATTTCAGGTTTCTGTAATGCTGGATTTTCCACCTTAGGGAATGGCTTGTACGAAGCGGGTTTTAGGACAGCATATCACATGCACTTGATCATTGCCATTACCATTATTATCGGAGGTATTGGTTTTCCTGTGGTCTTGGGCTATTATAACTATCTCAGGCATTTGGTCATCGGCACAAAAAAAATGATCACGGGGGAAGAAGAATATAGACATGCCCCCAGAGTGGTCAATATCAACATCAGGTTAATCGTTTACACTACCTTTATTTTATTGGTTTTGGGAATTGTGACCTATTATTTGTTCGAGGCTGAACATACCCTCAAAGGATTGAGTGGCTATGGCAAATTTGTGACGGTGATTTTTGGTGCTGTCACACCAAGAACTGCAGGGTTCAATACTGTGGACATGAGTGCCCTTGCGATGCCGACGATTTTGATCTATCTAATTCTGATGTGGATCGGAGCTTCGCCGGGGTCAACAGGGGGCGGATTAAAAACCAGTACCATAGCCGTTGCCGTATTGAATACCATCAGCATTGCAAAAGCCAAAGACCGGGTGGAAGTATTCAACAGACAGATCAGCAACGAAACCATTCGCAAGGCATTTGCTGTCATTTTGCTATCTTTCCTTGTCATCGGATTGGGGGTTTTCCTTGTCATCCTTTTCAATCCTGAATTGGCATTGATCCATGTTGCCTTTGAGATTTTCTCCGCTTTTTCCACAGTAGGACTGAGTTTGGGAATTACAGGTGACCTGACCACGGGCAGTAAACTTGTGGTCACAGTCATCATGTTTATGGGCAGGGTTGGGACCTTGACCATTTTAGTGGCTTTCTTTAGAAAAGTGCGTACCCTGAAATATAAATATCCTGAAGAAAGTGTTTTCATCACATAA
- a CDS encoding potassium channel family protein → MKYIIVGLGNFGGYLAARLTDLGHEVIGVDSKEERVEPLKDAITHAITMDATDVHAVKTLPLKDCHVVVIAIGENFGASIMVTAIFKQLKVKRLISRSINKVHETVIKAIGVDEIIHPEEDSAERMAKRLQMKGVLDSLDVSDDYNIIEVKVPERYVGLTIAETKIRLDYNINILTLIKMEEKLNIFGIKSKIKKVAGVVTPETKIEEGDILLMFGHIKDLQEILSLE, encoded by the coding sequence ATGAAATATATCATCGTAGGCTTAGGGAATTTTGGGGGCTACCTTGCTGCCCGACTCACCGATTTGGGGCATGAGGTAATTGGGGTTGATTCCAAGGAGGAAAGAGTGGAACCGCTAAAGGATGCCATAACTCATGCCATCACCATGGATGCAACCGATGTGCATGCCGTCAAAACCCTCCCCCTAAAGGATTGTCATGTAGTTGTCATTGCCATTGGGGAGAATTTTGGCGCTTCTATCATGGTGACTGCAATTTTCAAACAACTCAAAGTTAAAAGATTGATCAGCAGGTCTATCAATAAAGTCCATGAGACAGTCATCAAGGCCATAGGTGTGGACGAAATCATCCACCCTGAGGAAGATTCTGCCGAGAGGATGGCCAAAAGGCTACAGATGAAAGGAGTATTGGATTCCTTGGATGTTTCCGATGATTACAATATCATTGAGGTAAAAGTCCCTGAGAGATATGTCGGACTGACCATAGCGGAGACCAAAATCAGACTGGATTACAATATCAATATCCTCACCCTGATCAAAATGGAAGAAAAGCTCAATATTTTTGGGATCAAATCCAAAATCAAAAAGGTGGCAGGTGTAGTCACTCCAGAAACAAAAATTGAGGAAGGTGATATTTTATTGATGTTTGGGCACATCAAAGATCTTCAGGAAATTCTCAGCTTGGAATAA
- a CDS encoding ion transporter, with translation MIKFPTKARLAHIVFEHDDRAAKTFDVVLLVLILGSVGVVMLDSVVDLHLAYGSFFYVLEWAFTILFTIEYGLRLWLSKRKWGYVFSFYGIVDLLAIVPTYLSIFILNTQFLVVIRSLRLLRVIRVLKLGRYLKDAEYLSEALRASRNKIQIFIASMLTIVLISGTVMYIVEGPENGFTSIPMSMYWAIVTLTTVGFGDITPMTSIGKFVASMIMLMGYGIIAVPTGIVTSEMTAANVRRKISQEKTCDSCGKTQHDKDAKYCKFCGDRLK, from the coding sequence ATGATAAAATTTCCTACCAAAGCCAGGTTGGCCCATATAGTTTTTGAGCATGACGATCGGGCTGCAAAAACATTTGATGTTGTCCTTTTGGTCCTGATTTTGGGGAGTGTTGGAGTGGTAATGCTGGACTCCGTGGTGGATCTTCATCTAGCCTATGGATCTTTTTTTTATGTTCTGGAATGGGCATTTACCATTCTTTTCACCATTGAATACGGTCTCCGCCTATGGTTGAGCAAAAGGAAATGGGGATATGTTTTTAGTTTTTATGGCATCGTGGATCTGCTAGCCATAGTGCCCACTTATCTCAGCATTTTTATTTTGAATACACAGTTTCTGGTCGTCATTCGTTCTCTTAGGTTGCTTCGGGTGATTAGGGTCTTGAAGTTGGGCAGGTATCTGAAAGATGCGGAATATCTTTCTGAAGCATTGAGGGCCAGCCGGAATAAAATCCAGATTTTCATAGCTTCCATGCTTACCATTGTGTTGATATCAGGTACGGTCATGTACATTGTAGAAGGGCCTGAAAACGGTTTTACCAGTATTCCTATGTCCATGTATTGGGCGATAGTAACTTTGACGACAGTGGGTTTTGGAGATATTACTCCCATGACATCTATAGGCAAATTTGTGGCTTCCATGATCATGTTGATGGGTTATGGCATTATTGCCGTGCCCACAGGGATAGTCACCTCTGAAATGACCGCTGCCAATGTAAGAAGGAAAATATCCCAAGAAAAAACCTGTGATTCCTGTGGGAAGACCCAGCATGATAAAGATGCCAAATACTGTAAATTCTGTGGGGATAGATTGAAATAA